TCATGTTGATCGCGGTAGTCGCCTGTGGCTTCTTCCTGGTGGTGGAAGAAGCTACGCGCAAGGAACCGGTGACGGCCACACCGCTTGATCCCAACGCCCAGGAAAGCACGGCCACCGGCAACATCAATCTGACGCCGATTGTGCTGGCCTGGGTGGTGGGCGTGGCAGTGGTGGCGCTGTCCATCGCCGGACGTCGCTTCGGGTTCTGGGAGGAGATGCGCCGCTTTCCGGTGTTTGATGTGCTGATCATCATGGGGACGCTGATCCTGCCCTGGCTGACGGCATTCGTGATCTATCTGACCGGCGCGCATCCTACCGATTACTCTCCCCAGGGGATCGTGCGGGCGGCGCTGGCGCTGGTGCCATTTGCGGCGGTGGCGGTAGCCGTCGGATTGACCTGGAACTGGCGCGTGTGGCTGGCGGCGACCGGCGTGTTTATGGCTATCTTTGTGTTCTTCTTCACCACCATGTTCACCAACGGCCAGGGCCTGGCCAGCGGGATGGTGGGGAGCCTGGGGTACTGGCTGGAACAACAGGGTGTGCGGCGCGGCAACCAGCCGCAGTACTACTACACCCTGCTGATGATACCCTTCTATGAATTTTTGCCGTTGATCGGCGCGGTGGCAGCCGGTTTACTCGGCCTGACCGAATGGTGGCGTTTTCGCCATGCCCGGATGATCGAACAGGCCGCTGCAACCGACGATCTGGAGCAGGCGCTGATGGCGGCGGCAGAGGAGGCTGCCGCCCGCGAAGGGTTGTTGGAAGGGGCGGAGCAGGGCGTCCCGGTGGCAAGCCGGGATAACCCCGGCGCTCCGGTGGTCGCCGGGAAGCGGGACGCATCCTTGCTGGTTGACCAGATTCCGGCCATGGAGCGGCTCACCACGGTACCCTTCCTGGCGTTTGTTGGCTACTGGGCGGTATTCAACATCTACGCCTACACCCTCTCCGGGGAAAAGATGCCCTGGCTGACCACCCATCTGACCGTGCCGCTGGCCATGCTTGCCGGCTGGTTTGGCGGGCGGGTGATCGCCCGCATCTCCGGGGAATCGTTCCGCGCTCTGGGCTGGCGGTTGCTGCTGCTTATCCCGCTGTTGGTAGCGGCGCTGGCGCGGGTGTTCGGGGCGTTTCTGTTTGGCCGCTACCCCTTCCAGGGGGTGAGCAAGCTTGAGCTGGACCGTACGCTGGCCTGGCTGGCGGCAGTGCTGGTAGCCGCCGGGGCAGCCTATGTCATCGCCCGCATCTGGCGGCGCATTGGCTGGGGGCAGGTGTGGCGGCTGAGTGTCCTGGCCGGGGGGCTTCTGCTGGCGCTGCTCACCGCGCGATCGGCCTTCATGGCCTCGTTCATCAACTACGATCTGGCGACTGAGTATCTGGTTTACGCCCATTCCGGGCCGGCCCATACCACGATCTTCAACACCCTGAAAGAAATCAGCCAGCGGGTCACCGGCGGTATGGACCTGCGGGTGGCCTACGACTATAAGATGTCATGGCCGGGAAGCTGGTACTTCCGCGAATTCCCGAACGCAGTCTACTTTGACCGCAATCCCAGCGTCCAGGTACTGGACGAGGCGGTGGCGGTGGTGATCGGCTCGGAGTCGCGGGCGCAGGTGGAGCCACTGCTGGGCGACCGCTACTATCATCAGGAATTTGTGCGGATGTGGTGGCCGATGCAGGACTACTTCAACCTGACGGCGGCCCGGATCGACAATGTTTTCGACTTTAACCCTGCTAACAGCAATGCGGCGTTGCTACGCCGGGGGCTGTGGGATATCTGGTGGAACCGCGACTATACCGCCTATGGCCAGGCGACCGGCGGCAACTTCTCGCTGGGGCAGTGGCCGGTCTCCGATCGCATGCACTTCTACGTGCGCAAGGATGTGGCCGCCCAGATCTGGGACTTGGGCGTGGGGGCGGAAGTGGTCAGCGAGTTTGATACGTCGCTGGCTGATTTGTGGACTACCCGCGCAGCCTCAATTGTCTGGGGGCAAGAAGGATCCGCCGAAGGCCAGCTGAACCACCCGCGCGGTCTGGCGATCGGGGTGGATGGTACGCTCTATGTCGCCGACAGCCTGAACCACCGCATCCAGGCGTTCGACGCCGATGGCAATTACCTGTTCGGCTGGGGCACCTACGAAGTGGGCGAATATGGCACGGCGGCTGGCGGCAACTTCAACCAGCCATGGGGCGTCGCGGTCGGCCCGGATGGCAATGTCTACGTAGCCGATACGTGGAATCACCGCGTTCAGGTCTTTACGCCAGATGGGCAGTTCCTGCGGGCATGGGGGCAACTCGGCCAGCTTGATGCCGCCCGCGATCCGGATGACTTCTGGGGGCCGCGCGCGATCGCTGTCGACAAAGAGGGGCTGGTTTACGTGGCAGATACCGGCAACAAGCGTATCCGCGTGTACACCGCTGAGGGGCAGTGGCTGCGCGATATCGGCAGCGGCGGCACGGCTGCCGGGCAGCTCAATGAACCGGTCGGCCTGGCCATCCACCCTGACGGACGTATCTTCATCGCCGATACCTGGAATCGACGTATCCAGGTTTTCAACACGATGGGTCAGTATCTGACAAGCTGGGTGATTCCGGCCTGGTATGGCGACCAGGGCAACCGACCATACCTGGCGCTGGACGTGCAGCGCGGTCATCTGTATGTGACCGACCCGGATGCCGCGCGCCTGATCGTCTATGATTTCAATGGCACGCTGCTGGGGAGCTTCGGCCAGCCGGGGTCCAAGGAAGCGCCGATGAACGCAGCCCAGATCAATGTGGTCGGCGGCGTCGCTATTGACGCCCAGGGCCGGGTGTTTGTGGCTGACGCCGGGGCCGGGCGCATCCTGCGCTTCCCACCCTGGGACGAGATCGCCGTTGCGCCGCTGATCACTCAGGAAGAAGCGCCTGCCGGTGATTCCGGGCAGGAAGCCGGACAGGATATCCCGGCGCTGGAAGCGACGCCCACACCGGCAGGCTAATGCCCGGCAGGCCGGGATTCCGGTAGTGGCAGTTTCGTGAGGCCCGGTATCCGCCGGGCCTCACTTGCAGGGAATGCCCGCAAAGTGGGGGTATGCACGGCGCGATAGTGTGCGATGATGGAATAGACATCATGGAGGGTTCACCACAGGGGGGCAGGATATGACACCGGCGGTTTTCAGGCCATCACCCCGGCTGCAAACCAAGCTGTTCGTTGTCACGGCTCTGGCGGGTATTCTGGCCGTGGTCGGGCTGGCGCTGTTCGTCTGGCTGGTTGCCAGGGATGAGGGTGCGCCTGACCCGGCGGGACTGGCTCTGGTCGTCGCGATTCTGGTGAATGTCGCGTGGGTGATTCCCGTGAGTGTGCTGATTCCGCTGTACTGCCGCAGCCTGGTCTATGAGGCGCGTGAAGACGAAGTCATTGTGCACGTAGGTGTGATTAACCGTTCGGTAAAGCATGTGCCGTACCGGGCGGTGACCAATCTTGAGGTTACCCGCGGGCCTTTCGACCGGCTATTTGGGCTGGGCACACTGAAGGTGCAGACGGCTGGCATGAGCGGCCAGCGGGGCGCAGAGGAAAGCCTGATCGGGTTGCCCAACGTGGATGAAGTCTATGATCGCGTGGCGGGGGCGCTGCGCTGTTTCCATGGAGACACAGGCCCGGATCAGGCCAGCGTGGAGCTAGTTGCCGCAGCGCCGCTGCCCGTTGCTCCTGCCAACGCGATCCCACCTCTGCTGACGCCGCAGGACATCCGGGTGACGATCGATAACCGCGAAGTGCTGGCGCTTATCAAGGAGATTCTCAAAGAAGTGCGGATTATCCGCCACAATGTTCAGTAGGCCCACCCTACAGCGCAAAACCTTCGACGTAGTATGGTGCGACACGGGTCCGGGGAAAGCGCTGGCGCAGCGCGGTCTGCAGAGTCTGCTGCTGCGCTGCTTCCTCTTCCGGAGTCAGCGGGCGGATGCCGGCCTGTTCAGCCAGAGTCGGGTATTCGGTGCCGGGGGCCGAGCAGTAGACTGACAGGTAGATGACATCCCGCCCATCCAGCGGCATCGCCCCGATCACAGCCAGCGTCTCTTGCACATGCTGAGCAGCGAAGCGATCCCCGCCCAGGCCAACCATGGCAATCACACCGACAGCCAGACCGGCGGCTTTGAGGTCATGCACGGCGGCCAGGGCATCGGCAGCGCGGCCTGGCTTGCGGACAAACCGTAATAGCTCGTCGGAACCGGTTTCCAGGCCGATATACACCCGCGCCAGGCCGCGGTCCCGCAGCGCCATCCAGTCCTGGACGGTTTTGTGCTGGGCGTCAAAGGCGCTGATGAAAGAGAACACGGGGAGTGGCGGCTGGCCGGGCTGCCCAAAGACCTCCTGCACAATTTCCAGCAGAGTCAACAGGCGCGGCTGGGGCACGGTCAGCGCGTTGGCATCAGCCAGGAAGACACCCCGCCGCAGGCTCAACCCGGCCCCAAAGAAGTCTCGCACTGCCCGGCAGTGGGCGCGGAACTCATCAGCACCCCGGACGCGGAAGCCCCGATCGCGGTACAGGCCGCAGAATGTGCAGCGATTCCACGAACAGCCAATGGTCGCCTGCACCACCAGTGCCAGATACTGATCCGGCGGCAGAATGCTCACGGGCAGGAACAGGCGGCGGTAGGCTTCTGCGTCGGCTTCCAGGGCTTCCGGCGGCATGGCCAGCACGGTGTCCAGTGCATCGGCCAGGCAGGTCTGATCGGCGGGGGATAGCGTCAATTCCGGCAGGACTGCACGCAAATCGTGCAGGGTGGCAAACAGCCGCTTCAGGAGGGCGTCCCGTTCGTCGGGCGATAGCTCCAGGCGGCGGACTGCGCCGGCTTTGTTGCGGATAAGAAAGCGGTGATCGAGCGTGCGCTGGATGCTGCGCCCGTCGACAAACAGGCTGAGCAGCCGCCCGGCGCGATCGAAGCTATAGCTTTCGCCGTAACGCGGTGAGATCACGATAACCTGCGGCTGCAGGTTGGCAGTGACGCGCTCACCGTTGCGGGGGTGGGTGAACGTGATTGGCATAGCCTGATTATGCCGCGGGTGGGGCAGCTTTGCCCATTGTTGGGGTCGTAGAATCCTGTTACCATCCCTTTGGTGACCGCTGGGGGAGGGGGGAGGGGCAAGATGCGCTTTCAGGAGCTATTCGGTCGTACCCTGCGCGAGGCGCCGGCAGATGCAGAACTGACCAGCCATCGGTTGGCCCTTCGCGCCGGGTTGATCAGGCCGCTGGGGGGTGGCATCTACGCCTGGCTGCCGCTGGGCCTGTGGGTATTGCGCCGGGTGGAAGCAATCGTGCGAGCTGAACTGGCTGCTCTGAACGGGCAGGAGATGCTGCTGCCGGGGTTGTTGCCAGTGGAATTGCTGCAGGAAAGCGGGCGCTGGCAGCCGGGCTTGAACGAAGTGCTGCTGAAGTGCCAGAACCGTGACGGTCGCCACTACGTGCTGGCGGCGGACTTTCAGGAGGCGCTGGCCGCAATGATGGCGCATGAGATCGAGAGCTACCGCGATCTGCCCCGGCTGGTCTACCAGATCCGCAGCCAATACCAGGATATTGCCCGTCCGCGTGGCGGCTTGATTGGCCTGCGTGAGTTCACGGTGGCGGAAGCGTACAGCCTGGGGCGGACTCCCGCCGAGCTTGACACGGCGTATGACCGTGTTCTTGCCGCCTGGCAACGGGTGTTTGCCCGCGTGGGGCTGCATCCGCTGTTGGTGGAGGCGCCCGGCGGCCACGAGTTCGCCATACTTCATCCGCAGGGGGAAGAGGCGGTCGCCCGTTGTGATCGGTGCGGCTATACGGCGCGGGTGGAGATCGCCCAGGCTCGCTTGCCGGCTGGCCCCTCCGGGACGCCTGAGGTGCTGGCGAAAGTCTCCACGCCGGATTGCAAGACAATTGAGGATGTAGCCCACTTCCTCGGTGTGGAGACCCATCAGACGCTGAAGGCCGTCTTTTTCATCCGGGACGAAACCGAACTGGTGTTCGTTCTTCTGCGGGGCGATCTGGAAGTCAGTGAGGCCAAGCTGATCCAGGCGCTGGGCGGGGGGACGTTGCGGGCGGCAACCGAAGCGGAAATCCGCGCTGTGGGCGCGGAGCCGGGCTATGCCTCTCCGGTCGGGCTGGCGGTACGGACGACGGATCAGCCGGACGGTGTGACCGTGGTGGCCGATATCTCTGTGCAGGCGGGCGTCAACTTTGTGGCTGGAGCCAATGAGGCGGGCTTTCATCTGACCGGCGTCAACTACCCGCGGGACTTTGTCGTGACCCTGCTGGCCGACATTGCTGCTGTGGCGGATGGCGCAACCTGTGGACAATGTGGCGCGGGTGCTTTACACGTTGAACAGGCCATTGTCGTTGGGTATTGCCGCAAGCCGGCCGGGCGGCTGAGCGAGAGACTAGGGGTGCGATTCCTGACTGAAGGGGGACAGGCGCAGCCGGTGTTGATGGGATATTACGGTCTGATGCTGGAGCGGTTGATCGCAGCCATCATCGAGGCCCATCATGACGCGGCGGGTATTGTCTGGCCGCGCAGCGTAGCACCTTTTGCCGTGGAGATTGTTACGCTGGGCAAGGAACCACTTTATCATGAGCAGGGGCGGGCGCTGTATGCGGAACTGAAGCGGGCCGGGCTGAATGTCCTGCTGGATGACCGGGATGAGCGCCCCGGCGTCAAATTCGCTGACGCCGATTTGGTTGGCGCTCCGCTGCGGGTGACGGTCAGCCAGCGCGCTCTGGAGCGCGATGTGCTGGAAGGCAAATGGCGACATAGCGAAGAACGATTCGATATTCCGGTAGTGGGGGCAGCAGCGGCTATTGTGCGTCTGGTCGGGGGAGAATGAACGTTGTGCGCAGGGCAATCGCATCAAAAGTGCTGATAGGGAATAATAGGATGCCTCTAACCAGGAGGCACTATGTCAGACGAAAACCCGATCAGCTTACTCATCAGTTTTCGGGACCTGCCCGATCCCCGAGTGGGGGGCGTTGCGATCACAAGCTCATCGATATCATCGTGATAACGGTGTGCGCCGTTATTGCGGGAGCGGAGAGCTGGGTGGATGTGGAGAGCTTCGGTAAAGCGAAGCAAGAATGGTTGCACACTTTTCTCGACCTGCCGCATGGGATACCGTCGCACGACACGTTCGGGCGCTTTTTCGCGGCGTTGGATGCTGAGGCATTTCAGACGGCGTTCATGCGCTGGGTGGAAGGGGTCTTTCGGGTGAGTAGAGGTCAAGTCATTGCGATTGACGGCAAGACAGCACGGCGCAGCCATAACCGAAGCCTCGGCAAAGACGCCATCCATATGGTCAATGCGTGGGCCACGCACAACGGCATTGCCTTGGGGCAGTGGAAGACAGACGCGAAATCGAATGAAATCACGGCGATTCCGCCGCTGCTACGCCAGTTGAAAGTGGCGGGCTGTATTGTCACGGTCGATGCGATGGGTGCTCAAACCAAGATCGCCCAGGCGATTCGCGATGAAAAGGCCGACTACGTGCTGCGGGTCAAAGACAATCAGGGGCACTTGCACCAGGACATTCAAGACTGGTTCGCGCATGCGGACAACGTGCAATTCGCTCAGATGCCACACAGCTATGCCGAAACCATCAATAAAGGCCATGGACGCATCGAAATTCGGCGGTGCTGGGCCATCAGTGACCCCCTGGCCTTCGAATACCTCCGCAATTATGAGGGTTGGACTGATTTGCAGACCATTATACGGGTGCAACGTGAGCGACGACTTCCAGACAAGACCGAGCTCAACACGGCCTACTACATCAGCAGCTTGCCCGCTGAGGCTGAACCCCTCCTGGATGCCACGCGCTTCCACTGGGCGGTTGAAAATAGTCTTCACTGGGTCCTGGACGTCATCTTCAGAGAGGACAATGCCCGGGTCCGCCTCGGGCACGCCGCCCACAACATGGCGATCTTGCGAAACTGGCGCTCAACATTATCAAAAAGGACTCTTCCAAGGGGAGTATCCGCACCAAACGCTTCAAGGCCGGCCTTGATATCACCTTCCTTGAACGGTTACTGGAACAAATTTGATGCAATCGCCCTGCGTTGTGCGCATTTGACCTTGCCAAGCTCAGGGCGCGCGTGGTATACTATTGGTAGTAGATCCTCTTTGCAAAAAGTGGGAAGCCCCCACTTTTTGTGTTATATGCGGTTACAGATCACGACCGTCTAACCAGTAGAGCGCTTGGCCTCCCCATGTGGGGCAAGCCGGAGTAGAGAGCAGGATGAAAAACGAGTTTGTCCTGGCAATTAACGAGATCGTTGATGAGCGGGCGCTGCCGCGCGAGATCATCTTGGAAGCGCTGCGTTCCGCGCTGGTCACAGCATACCGGCGCGATGTCAGTGTAGGCGGCCAGAATGTGGACGCCGAGATTGATATGACGAACGGCAGGGTCGTCATCCTGGTGGAAAAAGAGGTGGTGCAGTCGGTACAGGACCCGCGCACTGAGATCACCCTGGAAGCGGCCAGAGAGATCAACCCGAACGTCACCATTGGCGATACGATCATGGTGCCGTTCGAGGATACCACCCGCAAGTTTGGTCGTATCGCGGCGCAGACCGCCAAACAGATCATCCTGCAGAAGATTCGTGAAGCGGAACGCAAGACGCTCTATGAGGAATATATTGAACGGCAGGGCGATCTGATCTCCGGCACGGTGCAGAGTGTGACGCCACAGGGCCTGACTGTCAGCCTGGGGCGCGCCGAGGCATTGCTGCCACGCGCGCACATGATCCCCAAAGAGACTTACAAGCCTCATGACAAGGTGCGGGCCATTCTGTTGGAAGTCAAGCCGGGCAATCGCGGGCCGCAGATCATCCTCAGCCGCAGCCATCGCAACATGCTGCGCCGCCTGCTGGAGTACGAAGTGCCGGAAATCTTCAACGGCCAGGTGGAGATCAAGAATATCGCCCGTGAGGCCGGTTATCGTTCCAAAGTCGCTGTTGCGGCGCTGCAGGAAGGCGTCGATCCGGTAGGCGCTTGCGTGGGGATGCGCGGCATCCGCATCCAGAACATCGTGCGGGAGCTGAGCGAAGAAAAGATCGACGTGATTGAATGGAGTCCGGACCCGGCGACCTTCATCACCAAAGCGCTCAGCCCGGCGCGGGTAGCAGGCGTTTTCCTGGACGAATATGCGGACAGTGGCAGCCGCGGCGGGATGGGCACGGCCACGGTGATTGTGCCGGATGATCAGCTTTCGCTAGCGATCGGACGCGAGGGCCAGAATGCTCGCCTGGCCGCCAAGCTAACCGGCTGGCGCATTGACATCAAGAGTGTGACCGAGTCTGTGACCTCGGCGCTTCAGAACACGGAGTCGCCGGCGCTGGCAGCGTTCAACCGCGAACATGCCGATCTGCTGGCCGAAGTGCGACGGATCATGGAAAAGCGAGAGGCTAACCGCCCGGTGATGCCGGAGGAATTCCAGACTCTGGCCCAGTACGCTCGCCAGGTTGAGAGCGTGCTGCTCAACGAGCGCCGTGCAGTGAACAAGCGTCATCAAGACCATCTGCAGGCCGTGCGGGCCACGCTGCCGGAAGGCGCGTTCCAGGTGCCAGTTACAGACCTGGATATTCCGGCCCCGCTGGTGCGGGCGCTGGCTACGCGGTTTGAGACGGCCGGTGAAGTGATGCTGTATCTGATTGTCGACGAGGATCGCGTTCGTAAGGCACTGAAGCGCGCTCAGGAAGACGATGAGGACGCGCTGGCAGTGGTCAAGCGCGCGCTGGACAGGCTGGTTATCCCTGCGCCGGTTGCTGAGCCTGAGGTGACGGCTGAAGTTGCGGAAGCAGCGACGGAGGCGGAAACTACGCTGGTTGAGCCAGTTGAAGTTGAGGCGCCAGCTGCTGAGCCAGCGATGGCTGAAGCTGCGGGGGAAGAGGAAGTATTGCCGGCCATTCTCGAACCGGAACTGGAAGAAGAGACTCCGGTGGAGGCGCGCCCGGTAGTAGCGCCGAAGCCTGTGGTCGACCTGGAGCCGGAGTTCGAGCCGGTTGCCCCGTATGTGCCGCGGCGACCTGTCTTTGAGCCGGAAGAGGAAGAGGAACTCCCGCGCTTCCAGCCAGCCGGTAAGAAGAGCAAGAAGGGTAAGGGCGCCAAGCGCGAGCTGATCTTCGATGAAGAGACCGGCAAGATGGTGGCGCGGCGCAAGCGCAAGGGCAGCCGCCGGCGCTCGTCCTTCTTTGATGACTTTGAGGACGAAATCTAGCGGCAGGGTATCATCATGGCGCGGCAGGAGCCAAACCGTAAGCAGCGGGGGCCTGGCCGCCCCCGCCACATCCCCCAGCGCACCTGTGTGGTGTGCCGGCGTACGCTGGACAAACGCGCTCTGGTGCGGATTGTCCGTACGCCTGACGAAGGAGTGATCGTGGACCCGACGGGCAAGCGGGCCGGGCGTGGTGCTTACCTGTGCCATGAGGATCAGTGCTGGGAACAGGCATTCAAGACGCATGTGCTGGATCGCGCCCTGCGTGCCGAATTGACAGACACTGATCGGGCGCGGTTGCGTGAACAGCGCCCGTGCCCGGCCAGCAACGGAAATACATGAATCCTGGGAATGGATGTTGGCGTGTCTACAGCGAGGCACAAGAGAATGCCTATGTGAACGGGTCGCTGTAAGCCAGCCATCTATTGCCTGAGCAGTAGGCATGGAGGTGCTTATGGCTAAAGAGAAACAAATCTTCGAAATCCCCGAGTATCTGAGCGTGCGCGATCTGGCTGAACTGATCGGAGCCAGCCCGATCGATGTGATGAAACTGCTCATCAGCAACGGGATCATGGCCTCGATTAACCAGCAGATTGACTACGATACGGCGGCGATTGTGGTCGAGGAAATGGGGCATGAGGCTCGTCCCGTTACCCCCGTCGCCAAAGAAGTTGAGCAGGCCGAACTGCCCAAGTGGCGGCACTTCTACGATAATCAATCTCCGGAAAGTCTGAGGCCTCGCCCGCCAGTCGTGACCATCCTGGGCCATGTGGACCATGGCAAGACATCGTTGCTGGATGTGATCCGGCAGTCTCATGTTCAGGAAAACGAAGCGGGCGGCATTACCCAGCATATTGGCGCGTATCAGGTCGAACATAACGGGCGGAAGATCACCTTCCTGGATACCCCCGGCCATGAGGCTTTCACGGCGATGCGTGCTCGTGGCGCTCAGGGAGCTGACATTGCCGTCCTGGTAGTCGCCGCCGATGATGGCGTTATGCCCACGACGAAGGAAGCGCTGGCCCATGTGCAGGCGGCCCATGTCCCGGTCGTGGTGGCTCTCAACAAGATCGACCGCCCTAACGCCAACCCGGAGCGAGTCAAGCGTCAGCTGGCAGATATTGGCCTGGTCCCTGATGAATGGGGTGGGAACGTGCTGGTGGTGCCGGTTTCCGCCAAGGAAAAGATCGGCCTGGAGGATCTGCTGGAAGCCATCCTGCTCGTAGCGGACGAAACGGAAATTGTCGCTGATCCGACCGCACCGGCGGCGGGAACCGTGCTGGAAGGCAGGCTGGATCGCAGCCGCGGGCCGGTGGCGACCCTGCTGGTGCAGAACGGTACGCTCAAGCAGGGCGATATCGTTGTCGCCGGGATGAGCTATGGGCGTATCCGCGCCATGTTTGATGAGTATGGCGCGCCGGTCAAGCAGGCCGAACCTTCCCAGCCGGTCACGGTTACCGGTCTGAGCGAAGCGCCCGAACCGGGCGATACCTTCACCGTGGTCGCCAAGGAGAAAGAAGCACGCGCTATTGTGGCGGAGCGCAAGCAGAAGGCCGAAGCTGCTTCGCGGCGCGGCCCGCAGACCCTCTCCCTGGATGAGATTTTTGCCCAGTTCCAGGCCGGGGATGTCAAGGAACTGAACCTGATTGTCAAGGTTGACGTAGCCGGTTCGCTGGAGCCGATCGTCAACTCGCTTGAGGACCTGAATGTCAGCGATATCGGTGTGCATATTCTGCATGCTGAAGTGGGCAACATCACCGAAAGCGACATCATGCTGGCGATTGCCTCCGGCGCAATTGTCCTGGGCTTTAACGTGCGCGTTGACCCGGCGGCGCAGGCGCTGGCGGAAAGCAACGGCATCGACATTCGCACCTACGATGTGATCTACAAGATGATCGAGGATGTGGAACTGGCGCTGAAAGGCATGCTGGAGCCGGTGTATGAGGATGTAGTCATCGGCACGGCGGAGGTGCGCGCTGTGTTCAAAGTGCCGCGCAGCGGGAAGGTCGCCGGCTGCTATATCCGTGAGGGCGAGGCCCGGCGCAATGCTCAGGCTCGCGTCAAGCGTAAGGGCCAAATCATTTACGAAAATGGCACGGTTAGCTCGCTGCGGCGCTTCGACGAAGATGTTCGGGAAGTTCGGGCTGGCTTTGAATGCGGTGTTGGCCTTTCCGGCTTTGATGCCTTTCAGGAAGGGGATGTGATCGAGTTCACCGTTCGCCAGCGAGTGAACTGAGGCAAGCAGCT
The genomic region above belongs to Anaerolineae bacterium and contains:
- the infB gene encoding translation initiation factor IF-2 — its product is MAKEKQIFEIPEYLSVRDLAELIGASPIDVMKLLISNGIMASINQQIDYDTAAIVVEEMGHEARPVTPVAKEVEQAELPKWRHFYDNQSPESLRPRPPVVTILGHVDHGKTSLLDVIRQSHVQENEAGGITQHIGAYQVEHNGRKITFLDTPGHEAFTAMRARGAQGADIAVLVVAADDGVMPTTKEALAHVQAAHVPVVVALNKIDRPNANPERVKRQLADIGLVPDEWGGNVLVVPVSAKEKIGLEDLLEAILLVADETEIVADPTAPAAGTVLEGRLDRSRGPVATLLVQNGTLKQGDIVVAGMSYGRIRAMFDEYGAPVKQAEPSQPVTVTGLSEAPEPGDTFTVVAKEKEARAIVAERKQKAEAASRRGPQTLSLDEIFAQFQAGDVKELNLIVKVDVAGSLEPIVNSLEDLNVSDIGVHILHAEVGNITESDIMLAIASGAIVLGFNVRVDPAAQALAESNGIDIRTYDVIYKMIEDVELALKGMLEPVYEDVVIGTAEVRAVFKVPRSGKVAGCYIREGEARRNAQARVKRKGQIIYENGTVSSLRRFDEDVREVRAGFECGVGLSGFDAFQEGDVIEFTVRQRVN